The Chrysemys picta bellii isolate R12L10 chromosome 5, ASM1138683v2, whole genome shotgun sequence genome includes a window with the following:
- the SAP30 gene encoding histone deacetylase complex subunit SAP30 isoform X1 codes for MNGFAPEEVTQRGGDAVAATVVAAVVANAAATVEVPAPGLGPGAAAGAAAGSAGPPGGAGPGAGQLCCLREEGERCSRAAGNASFSKRIQKSISQKKVKIELDKSARHLYICDFHKNLIQSVRNRRKRKGSDDDGDSPVQDIDTPEVDLYQLQVNTLRRYKRHFKLQTRPGLNKAQLVEIIGCHFRTIPVNEKDTLTYFIYSVKNDKNKPDLKMDSGVH; via the exons ATGAACGGGTTCGCCCCCGAAGAGGTGACCCAGAGAGGGGGGGATGCTGTCGCCGCCACCGTCGTTGCTGCTGTTGTGGCCAATGCAGCCGCCACCGTGGAGGTGCCGGCGCCGGGGTTAGGTCCTGGCGCTGCCGCAGGTGCCGCCGCCGGTTCCGCAGGGCCCCCCGGTggtgctggccctggggctgggcagctgtGCTGCCTGCGAGAGGAAGGTGAGAGGTGCAGCCGAGCCGCCGGTAACGCCAGCTTCAGCAAGAGGATCCAGAAGAGCATCTCACAGAAGAAGGTGAAGATCGAGCTGGACAAGAGC GCAAGACATCTTTATATTTGTGACTTCCACAAAAACTTAATTCAGAGTGTGCGAAacagaagaaagagaaaaggcaGTGATGATGATGGTGACTCACCAGTGCAAGACATCGACACTCCAGAG GTTGACTTATATCAGTTACAAGTAAACACACTTCGAAGGTACAAAAGACACTTCAAGTTACAGACCAGACCAGGACTTAACAAAGCACAGCTTGTTGAA ATAATTGGTTGCCATTTCAGGACTATTCCAGTGAATGAAAAGGATACCTTAACATATTTCATCTACTCAGTGAAGAATGACAAGAACAAACCAGATCTAAAGATGGACAGTGGTGTTCACTAG
- the SAP30 gene encoding histone deacetylase complex subunit SAP30 isoform X2: MNGFAPEEVTQRGGDAVAATVVAAVVANAAATVEVPAPGLGPGAAAGAAAGSAGPPGGAGPGAGQLCCLREEGERCSRAAGNASFSKRIQKSISQKKVKIELDKSVDLYQLQVNTLRRYKRHFKLQTRPGLNKAQLVEIIGCHFRTIPVNEKDTLTYFIYSVKNDKNKPDLKMDSGVH; the protein is encoded by the exons ATGAACGGGTTCGCCCCCGAAGAGGTGACCCAGAGAGGGGGGGATGCTGTCGCCGCCACCGTCGTTGCTGCTGTTGTGGCCAATGCAGCCGCCACCGTGGAGGTGCCGGCGCCGGGGTTAGGTCCTGGCGCTGCCGCAGGTGCCGCCGCCGGTTCCGCAGGGCCCCCCGGTggtgctggccctggggctgggcagctgtGCTGCCTGCGAGAGGAAGGTGAGAGGTGCAGCCGAGCCGCCGGTAACGCCAGCTTCAGCAAGAGGATCCAGAAGAGCATCTCACAGAAGAAGGTGAAGATCGAGCTGGACAAGAGC GTTGACTTATATCAGTTACAAGTAAACACACTTCGAAGGTACAAAAGACACTTCAAGTTACAGACCAGACCAGGACTTAACAAAGCACAGCTTGTTGAA ATAATTGGTTGCCATTTCAGGACTATTCCAGTGAATGAAAAGGATACCTTAACATATTTCATCTACTCAGTGAAGAATGACAAGAACAAACCAGATCTAAAGATGGACAGTGGTGTTCACTAG
- the SCRG1 gene encoding scrapie-responsive protein 1 produces the protein MMKMKILSALVLLSMLLGTNMMPFSRLSCYKKVLKDRNCHSIPEGVASLRRIDGNLQDHFWEGQSCEMICYCNFSELLCCPKGIFFGPKISFVIPCNNR, from the exons ATGATGAAAATGAAGATTCTATCAGCTCTTGTTTTGCTGAGCATGCTGCTTGGTACTAACATGATGCCTTTCAGTCGACTTTCTTGTTACAAGAAAGTGCTAAAAGATCGCAACTGTCACAGCATCCCAGAAGGTGTGGCCAGTCTTCGACGCATTGATGGAAATCTTCAAGACCACTTCTGGGAAGGGCAAAGTTGTGAGATGATCTGTTACTGCAATTTTAGCGAATTACTCTGCTGCCCAAA AGGTATTTTCTTTGGACCAAAGATCTCTTTTGTCATCCCTTGCAACAATCGATGA